One segment of Amycolatopsis alba DSM 44262 DNA contains the following:
- a CDS encoding GlsB/YeaQ/YmgE family stress response membrane protein, which translates to MFWTILGWILFGLIAGFIARALVPGKDDIGVLRTIVLGVVGSVVGGLLFGLLTVGFRGFQPAGWIGSVIGAVIVLVIYNKVTGRKSRPRA; encoded by the coding sequence ATGTTCTGGACCATTCTCGGCTGGATTCTGTTCGGCCTGATCGCCGGGTTCATCGCGCGGGCCCTGGTGCCGGGCAAGGACGACATCGGCGTGCTGCGGACGATCGTGCTGGGCGTGGTCGGGTCGGTCGTGGGAGGCCTGTTGTTCGGCCTGCTCACGGTCGGATTCCGGGGCTTTCAGCCCGCGGGGTGGATCGGTTCGGTCATCGGCGCGGTGATCGTCCTGGTCATCTACAACAAGGTGACCGGCCGCAAGAGCCGCCCTCGAGCCTGA
- a CDS encoding acetyl-CoA hydrolase/transferase family protein: MRVLSESELGSVLARVPAPQPRVVVSGNFATPMQALKVLDSALAEYRLFALNAQAGMPDREGVLLETPFVGAGMRGRAGLRYFPSRLSLVPQLLKHALPPDVVLLHTSVPVDGVVSLGTEVNILPAAVEAVRARGGLVIAQLNPEMPFTYGDGVLPVGDIDYALEVAEPLLSPVPRPVGDTARTIGERVAGLVADGATLQLGIGGIPDATLAAVTGRRGLAIWSEMFSDGVLALDRAGALDPAEPVTASFVFGSAELYQWLDRNPRIRLLRTEKTNDPAVIARQRGLVSVNSALEVDLFAQANASRVRGAIYSGFGGQTDFVVGALHSPGGRAIIALPSWHPKADVSTVVPRLAGPVTSFQHSFLVSEHGAATIWGNDASEQAQQIVDHVAHPAVRDELVTLGRELGFTLS, translated from the coding sequence ATGCGCGTCCTGTCGGAGAGTGAGCTCGGTTCCGTACTGGCGCGCGTGCCCGCGCCGCAGCCGCGGGTGGTGGTGAGCGGGAACTTCGCCACACCGATGCAGGCGCTGAAGGTGCTGGACTCGGCGCTGGCGGAGTACCGGTTGTTCGCGTTGAACGCGCAGGCCGGAATGCCGGACCGCGAGGGTGTGCTGCTGGAGACGCCGTTCGTGGGTGCGGGGATGCGCGGTCGTGCCGGTCTGCGGTACTTCCCGTCCCGGCTGTCGCTGGTGCCGCAGCTGCTCAAGCACGCGCTGCCGCCGGACGTCGTCCTGCTGCACACGTCGGTTCCGGTCGACGGCGTGGTGTCGCTGGGTACGGAGGTGAACATCCTGCCCGCGGCCGTCGAGGCGGTGCGGGCCCGCGGGGGCCTGGTCATCGCGCAGCTGAACCCGGAGATGCCGTTCACCTACGGCGACGGCGTCCTGCCGGTCGGAGACATCGACTACGCCCTTGAAGTGGCCGAGCCGCTCCTGTCGCCGGTCCCGCGGCCGGTGGGGGACACAGCGCGGACCATCGGCGAGCGGGTGGCCGGACTGGTCGCGGACGGCGCGACGCTGCAACTGGGCATCGGCGGGATCCCGGACGCGACCCTGGCGGCGGTGACCGGCAGGCGCGGGCTCGCGATCTGGTCGGAGATGTTCAGCGACGGCGTGCTCGCGCTCGACCGCGCCGGGGCCCTGGATCCGGCGGAACCGGTGACGGCGTCGTTCGTGTTCGGCAGCGCCGAGCTGTACCAGTGGCTCGACCGCAACCCGCGGATCCGTTTGCTGCGCACGGAAAAGACGAACGACCCCGCGGTGATCGCGCGTCAGCGTGGTCTGGTCTCGGTGAACAGTGCCCTCGAGGTGGACCTGTTCGCGCAGGCCAACGCGAGTCGGGTGCGAGGGGCGATCTACTCGGGATTCGGCGGGCAGACCGACTTCGTGGTCGGGGCGTTGCATTCACCCGGCGGCCGGGCGATCATCGCGCTGCCCTCCTGGCATCCGAAAGCCGACGTCTCGACGGTCGTACCCCGGCTGGCCGGGCCGGTCACGTCGTTCCAGCACAGTTTCCTGGTCAGCGAACACGGCGCCGCGACCATCTGGGGCAACGACGCCAGCGAGCAGGCGCAGCAGATCGTCGACCACGTCGCGCATCCGGCCGTCCGGGATGAACTCGTGACGCTGGGCAGGGAGCTGGGGTTCACGCTTTCGTAG
- a CDS encoding MarR family winged helix-turn-helix transcriptional regulator → MADTSKEGHADLDTVFTDLVRAETRLYNAVAERLKTETGIGAGHFELLRHVRDHPDARVADLASAFAIGVGTTSKIVDRLEKEGWLKRRPNPANRRSSLLALTAAGESVLSRAEPVWRAAIQETLGGVVAAEELTALAPILAALRSDLERRDLGLPTG, encoded by the coding sequence ATGGCAGATACTTCGAAGGAAGGTCATGCGGACCTCGACACGGTGTTCACCGACCTCGTCCGCGCGGAGACGCGGCTCTACAACGCTGTCGCCGAGCGCCTGAAGACGGAGACCGGTATCGGAGCCGGGCACTTCGAACTGCTGCGCCACGTCCGCGACCACCCGGACGCGCGCGTCGCGGATCTCGCTTCCGCCTTCGCGATCGGCGTCGGAACGACCAGCAAGATCGTCGACCGTTTGGAGAAGGAGGGCTGGCTGAAGCGTCGCCCGAATCCGGCGAACCGGCGCTCGTCCCTGCTCGCGCTGACCGCGGCGGGCGAGTCGGTCTTGTCACGGGCGGAGCCTGTTTGGCGGGCGGCGATCCAGGAGACCCTCGGCGGGGTCGTCGCAGCCGAGGAGCTGACGGCCCTTGCCCCGATCCTCGCCGCCCTGCGTTCGGATCTCGAACGACGCGACCTGGGGCTCCCGACCGGATGA
- a CDS encoding alpha/beta hydrolase — translation MSTVQRDQLDAQLRGAAAGSEQSVGEMRENFAQMMNALPVPEGVRVHETSLGGRPALQVGPEVAANSGTLLYLHGGSHVVGSPRTALGLTAGLVVRTGIAAVSLDYRLAPEHPFPADVQDVVSAYRDLLDQGCAPESIAFAGDSAGGGLTITGALAARDAGLPMPAAIVAFSPGVDATRTGESMVTKADADPLLDRAYLDLMSGFYIVDQDRRDPLLSPAVSADLTGLPPMLVQVGTNEMLLDDARRLALRASDAEVDVILDITAKVPHVFQSFTGILDEAGEALDRAALFLRQRVRG, via the coding sequence ATGTCGACAGTCCAGCGCGACCAACTCGATGCGCAGCTACGCGGCGCCGCGGCCGGGTCAGAGCAGTCCGTCGGGGAGATGCGCGAAAACTTCGCGCAGATGATGAACGCGCTGCCGGTGCCCGAAGGCGTCCGCGTGCACGAGACTTCGCTGGGCGGACGCCCCGCGCTGCAGGTCGGTCCTGAAGTCGCGGCCAATTCCGGGACCCTGCTCTACCTTCACGGCGGGTCACATGTGGTCGGCTCTCCCCGGACGGCCCTCGGCCTCACCGCTGGCCTGGTGGTCAGGACCGGGATCGCCGCTGTCTCCCTTGACTACCGGCTGGCCCCGGAGCACCCGTTCCCGGCGGACGTCCAGGACGTGGTCTCGGCCTACCGGGATCTCCTCGACCAGGGGTGCGCTCCCGAGTCGATCGCCTTCGCCGGGGACTCCGCCGGCGGTGGGCTGACGATCACGGGCGCACTCGCGGCGCGCGACGCGGGGCTTCCCATGCCTGCGGCGATCGTCGCGTTCTCGCCAGGTGTGGACGCGACACGTACCGGTGAGAGCATGGTGACCAAGGCGGATGCGGATCCCTTGCTCGACAGGGCGTACCTCGACCTGATGAGCGGCTTCTACATCGTCGATCAGGACCGCCGTGACCCCTTGCTCAGCCCGGCGGTGTCAGCCGATCTGACCGGCCTGCCGCCCATGCTGGTGCAGGTCGGCACGAACGAGATGCTCCTCGACGACGCACGTCGGCTCGCTCTGCGCGCCTCCGACGCGGAGGTCGACGTCATCCTCGACATCACCGCGAAGGTGCCGCACGTGTTCCAGTCGTTCACCGGCATCCTCGACGAGGCAGGCGAAGCTCTTGACCGGGCCGCGCTCTTCCTTCGTCAGCGCGTCCGCGGCTGA
- a CDS encoding NACHT domain-containing protein, with the protein MHNEITNSQIHGSAYQIGNAENVHITAPPEPRIHPPLESWEARSELTPALRDLLDAQREATESLPYELLGVKQPELTKVYVRQHVRPQVVERQSDKDADRKAVEERTPRAVSENRERPITVTKALDRGGHLVITGEPGAGKSTLGHMYVQRISELWLAGDGTRPPLSEPVLAIRVPARALATGGSWSERMADGVQEACEYRLASKPKAELFAQRALGARWLVFIDGLDEIAEIDTRRKVIKAIAYQMRRSADHRLVVTTRPLPDAELQDLEQPGVDLYSIQPFGPDELSRFADAWFRAQDPISAHDRATEFIRQVHDGRLRELVRNPLLATIAAIADTLEPERKLPNNRAGLYKRFMEYLLDGNARWRKTIADLRRSQNVSVARLRLVEWTDEHRVTIIEHLAVQRMETDGRLFEAACAWVAEEYKDAACPDGWRDDLWELLAGSGVFVRAREDLRFLHHSFSEFLAARRKSEEISPDFPDLDAWIARGLRPATQAFVLFTFVLWARRDSHDLGKVFRRLLDGDINRVLLAGRLLAEHTPADNDLVGSTVNRLVELILCAGTQDANWEMARRAGKVLTLLGSDVVGAAVIERLVRLRDQPEVAAATRVECALVLGHFSDPVEAAEWLEQRATTDELSSLEHIVDGMIDFLPDGADRAERLLVRLGGNAGDDYVVTLTVAAGLLSIGRSGAAAPLVRDLAARLRRDSGASDSPVMPTRATHHAGPVRILQSLNEKAAPNWAMVADIAARSGCTDEAYWAAWKVFEKAEPEEEEIGDATEVLLSVRGIAVVDEISAKARSRPADLLTVVASKLAEVHFPEAAAGLIRLLLTEKATDEDEFVRAIGILGTCSSVSDEEIRDLLATRQGLTGEQWADLTSELNDGGRRAEACRCAKQVLADLSSDNYAFWRAGETLIIAEDDEVAEEILQATLERSPAHWAEIAPLLCKAGYREAAAMLVSQILEASVASGQLVTMASDFLRFGEWSLAGDLLGAALQRTSERTYEPGLVTALFDVGSAEQAIDVARRAFVHRVSTGEFPTRFLSAWLHVGGAQAAEDIAIEILAADMHTSRRLEVARELADGGWLASATPVWLDVVRYHGEVVQDGVTAASCLVKCGQRDLVVATLTKALSEDELAPADRTRLRALLAWTTLISPAATVADLSGELEPG; encoded by the coding sequence TTGCACAACGAGATCACGAACTCGCAGATCCACGGCTCGGCCTACCAGATCGGCAACGCCGAGAACGTGCACATCACCGCTCCGCCCGAGCCGAGGATCCATCCGCCGCTGGAGTCCTGGGAAGCTCGTTCCGAGCTGACGCCCGCCCTGAGGGATCTCCTGGACGCGCAGCGGGAGGCGACCGAGTCGCTGCCGTACGAGCTGCTGGGGGTGAAACAGCCTGAGCTGACCAAAGTCTACGTACGGCAACACGTTCGCCCGCAGGTTGTGGAACGTCAGTCGGACAAGGACGCGGACCGCAAAGCCGTCGAAGAACGAACTCCCCGTGCCGTAAGCGAAAACCGCGAGCGCCCGATCACCGTCACCAAAGCTCTCGACCGGGGAGGGCACCTGGTCATCACGGGCGAACCCGGAGCGGGCAAGTCGACCCTCGGCCATATGTACGTGCAACGGATCTCGGAGCTCTGGCTCGCGGGCGACGGCACTCGCCCGCCACTGTCCGAGCCGGTGCTGGCCATCCGTGTTCCGGCGCGCGCGTTGGCGACAGGGGGTTCGTGGAGTGAACGAATGGCCGACGGGGTGCAGGAGGCGTGCGAGTACCGCCTCGCCTCGAAGCCCAAGGCCGAACTGTTCGCGCAGCGCGCCCTGGGCGCGCGATGGCTGGTGTTCATCGACGGGCTCGACGAGATAGCGGAAATCGACACTCGCCGGAAGGTGATCAAGGCGATCGCCTATCAGATGCGGCGGAGTGCCGACCATCGGCTGGTGGTCACCACGAGGCCGCTGCCGGACGCCGAACTGCAGGACCTCGAGCAGCCAGGGGTCGACCTCTACTCGATCCAGCCCTTCGGTCCGGACGAGTTGAGCAGGTTCGCCGATGCGTGGTTTCGTGCGCAAGATCCGATAAGCGCGCATGATCGAGCAACCGAGTTCATTCGCCAGGTCCATGACGGCCGTCTTCGTGAACTGGTCCGTAATCCGCTTCTCGCCACGATCGCGGCGATCGCGGACACCCTGGAACCCGAACGGAAACTGCCCAACAACCGGGCCGGTCTGTACAAGCGGTTCATGGAATACCTGCTCGACGGCAATGCCAGATGGCGGAAAACGATCGCGGACCTCCGTCGATCGCAGAACGTATCCGTGGCACGTCTGCGGCTGGTCGAATGGACCGACGAGCACCGCGTCACGATCATCGAACATCTCGCGGTGCAGCGAATGGAGACCGACGGCAGGCTGTTCGAGGCGGCTTGTGCCTGGGTCGCCGAAGAATACAAGGACGCGGCCTGCCCTGACGGGTGGCGTGACGATCTCTGGGAGTTGCTCGCGGGGAGCGGTGTGTTCGTCCGTGCGCGCGAGGATCTGCGTTTCCTGCATCACTCGTTCTCGGAATTTCTGGCCGCGCGGCGGAAATCAGAGGAGATCTCCCCGGACTTTCCCGATCTGGATGCGTGGATCGCTCGTGGCCTGAGACCGGCGACCCAGGCTTTCGTCCTGTTCACTTTCGTGTTGTGGGCCCGGCGTGACAGTCATGATCTCGGCAAGGTGTTCCGTCGGCTGCTCGACGGCGACATCAACCGGGTTCTACTGGCCGGTCGGCTCCTCGCCGAGCACACGCCAGCCGACAACGATCTCGTCGGCTCGACGGTGAACCGCCTGGTCGAGCTGATTCTCTGCGCCGGAACCCAGGACGCCAACTGGGAGATGGCAAGGAGGGCAGGGAAGGTGCTCACCCTGCTCGGCTCGGACGTCGTCGGTGCCGCGGTGATCGAGCGGCTCGTCCGGCTCCGTGACCAGCCCGAAGTGGCGGCCGCTACTCGCGTCGAATGCGCTTTGGTCCTCGGTCACTTCAGTGATCCAGTCGAGGCCGCCGAGTGGTTGGAGCAGCGCGCCACCACCGATGAACTGTCGTCGCTCGAGCATATCGTCGATGGAATGATCGATTTCCTGCCGGATGGTGCTGACAGAGCCGAACGACTGCTTGTGCGCTTGGGAGGAAACGCAGGCGACGATTACGTGGTGACGCTGACTGTGGCGGCGGGGCTCCTGTCGATCGGTCGAAGCGGTGCGGCCGCGCCGCTTGTCCGAGACCTGGCAGCTCGTTTGCGAAGAGACTCTGGGGCGAGCGACAGCCCAGTGATGCCGACACGTGCCACGCATCATGCCGGGCCTGTGCGGATTCTTCAGTCACTGAACGAGAAAGCCGCGCCGAACTGGGCCATGGTCGCCGATATCGCGGCCCGCTCGGGATGTACGGATGAGGCGTATTGGGCGGCGTGGAAGGTGTTCGAAAAAGCGGAGCCGGAAGAAGAGGAAATCGGCGATGCAACCGAGGTGCTGCTGTCAGTCAGGGGCATCGCGGTCGTGGACGAGATCAGCGCAAAGGCCAGGTCAAGGCCGGCTGATTTACTGACCGTCGTCGCGAGCAAACTCGCGGAGGTGCATTTCCCTGAAGCGGCGGCGGGATTGATCCGACTGCTCCTGACCGAGAAAGCAACGGACGAGGACGAGTTCGTCAGGGCGATCGGAATCCTGGGTACCTGTTCGAGTGTCTCCGACGAGGAAATCCGCGATCTCTTGGCAACTCGCCAGGGCTTGACCGGTGAACAGTGGGCAGACCTGACTTCCGAGCTGAATGACGGAGGGCGGCGAGCTGAGGCTTGCAGGTGCGCCAAGCAAGTCTTGGCCGACCTGTCGAGCGACAACTACGCTTTTTGGCGTGCTGGGGAAACTCTGATCATCGCTGAAGATGACGAAGTCGCCGAAGAGATACTACAGGCGACCCTCGAACGATCGCCGGCGCACTGGGCCGAAATTGCCCCGTTATTATGTAAGGCCGGCTATCGCGAAGCGGCCGCCATGCTTGTCAGTCAAATACTTGAGGCTTCGGTGGCTTCAGGGCAACTCGTCACTATGGCTTCGGACTTCCTTCGTTTCGGTGAATGGTCCTTGGCCGGCGACCTGCTTGGCGCGGCTTTGCAGCGCACCAGCGAACGAACTTATGAACCTGGCTTGGTGACCGCGCTTTTCGACGTGGGCTCCGCAGAGCAAGCCATCGATGTCGCTCGTCGGGCTTTCGTTCATAGAGTCTCGACAGGAGAATTCCCGACGCGTTTTCTGAGTGCGTGGCTGCACGTCGGCGGTGCACAAGCGGCGGAGGACATCGCGATCGAAATACTGGCCGCGGATATGCACACGTCGCGTCGCTTGGAAGTCGCGCGTGAACTGGCGGACGGTGGCTGGCTGGCCTCGGCGACGCCGGTGTGGCTCGATGTGGTCCGTTACCACGGCGAGGTCGTTCAAGACGGTGTCACCGCGGCATCGTGCCTGGTGAAATGCGGTCAGCGTGACCTGGTCGTCGCAACGCTCACGAAGGCTCTGTCGGAGGACGAACTCGCCCCGGCGGACCGGACCAGGTTGCGGGCGCTCCTGGCGTGGACGACGTTGATCAGCCCCGCCGCCACTGTCGCGGATCTGTCGGGTGAACTCGAGCCTGGTTAG
- a CDS encoding tetratricopeptide repeat protein, producing the protein MATTVLQAGSIAGGVHIHPTSPSAAPVSAKPIMEWDPFDLDVHHAIRLDDSTTTVGETALPKYLRRDHDEELTTHFGDLNRSVMIVLTGGSSTGKTRALYEAVRGHEVLRSWPLAYPRSADDLLRLENIAPKTVLWLNETHNHLSGATGEVAAAWLRALLESSPGPVVVLGTLWPRYWSALIATPLGERQDDHPHARGLLQHRVHRVRVAEQFSAKELSALRGDRSIDPRLKTAATASGTGGLVIQTLAGGPALVERHEHPDHLEDRYAAAIVSAAIDARRLGHRQPYLSPALLEAGAYGYLDDRDRVDPAEDWFALGMARAAKHPLYGITALTAARREPGAGPADGYVLHDYLEQHGSTTRHARPVPDSLWEALVTHVDDTEDRLLLMQAAYRRLRYRYADRLFHRLTASVEPLQRALMLPTLVEYGRLELALTWIEQAGTLRHPFVHPHSTIPALRKLGRTADALTLLEQAVENKNNSLWAGRMLVDLLVELDRVNDALAVLRRLSTLDEDGDPERFSLEHDEHPWDRMLAHLLADHSRTEELQELAESGNQHAREKLADLCAENGEWEQALQLVRHGASWWTWRWLARNLAKAGRIDHLRTLAESHGTPTTELLIETLLAHGHLGEALERIGRQTGDLAHLHNDRLLALLIEHGCEDVAITLVSRQTIAHTLDLSPRPDRTTTWQELRGFSQLLVDAGHADKAETMLKQLVLDNTPNGAELLADCLADRGKWADALELVRSGAPWTLAWLPKRLSRAGNIGKLRQLADSGNSHAREACTDLLMERGRVAEAIEMLRVYAANRDDRAAEKLVEILAARGEESELRARAAGGDRYAAQWLVALAQQGKLGDAENLLRFGLTFDGAVATVAR; encoded by the coding sequence ATGGCCACGACCGTGCTGCAAGCGGGGAGCATCGCCGGTGGTGTGCACATTCACCCCACGTCGCCCTCTGCCGCGCCGGTTTCGGCGAAACCGATCATGGAGTGGGACCCGTTCGACCTGGATGTGCACCACGCGATCCGTCTCGACGACTCGACGACGACCGTCGGCGAGACCGCACTGCCGAAGTACCTGCGACGCGACCACGACGAAGAACTCACCACTCATTTCGGTGATCTGAACCGCAGCGTGATGATCGTCCTGACCGGCGGGTCGTCCACCGGCAAGACACGCGCCCTCTACGAAGCGGTGCGCGGCCACGAAGTCCTCCGCTCCTGGCCACTGGCCTACCCACGTTCCGCGGACGACTTGCTGCGGCTGGAAAATATCGCACCGAAAACCGTGCTCTGGCTCAACGAGACCCACAACCACCTGTCCGGTGCGACCGGTGAAGTGGCGGCGGCCTGGCTACGCGCCTTACTCGAGTCAAGCCCAGGTCCGGTCGTCGTGCTGGGCACGCTCTGGCCACGGTATTGGTCGGCGCTGATCGCGACACCACTCGGCGAGCGTCAAGACGACCATCCGCATGCCCGCGGCCTGCTTCAACACCGGGTGCATCGGGTTCGGGTGGCCGAGCAGTTCAGCGCCAAGGAGCTGAGCGCGCTGCGCGGGGACCGGTCGATCGATCCCCGCCTCAAGACCGCGGCCACCGCGTCGGGCACTGGCGGGCTGGTGATCCAGACCCTGGCAGGCGGGCCCGCGCTGGTCGAACGCCACGAGCACCCCGATCATCTCGAGGACAGGTACGCCGCCGCGATCGTCTCGGCGGCGATCGACGCGCGCCGCCTCGGTCACCGGCAGCCTTACCTCTCCCCCGCGTTGTTGGAGGCGGGCGCCTACGGCTATCTCGACGACCGCGATCGCGTCGACCCAGCCGAGGACTGGTTCGCACTCGGCATGGCACGTGCCGCGAAGCACCCGCTCTACGGGATCACCGCGCTCACCGCCGCACGCCGCGAACCAGGTGCCGGCCCCGCCGACGGCTACGTACTGCATGACTACCTCGAACAACACGGCAGCACGACCAGGCACGCGCGTCCGGTCCCGGACTCGCTCTGGGAAGCACTGGTGACGCACGTCGACGACACCGAAGACCGGCTCTTGCTGATGCAAGCCGCTTACCGTCGTCTGCGTTACCGATACGCCGACAGGCTTTTCCACCGCCTGACGGCCTCGGTCGAGCCGCTCCAGCGAGCCCTCATGCTGCCCACACTGGTCGAATACGGCCGTCTGGAGCTAGCGCTCACCTGGATCGAGCAGGCCGGCACACTCAGACATCCGTTCGTCCACCCGCACTCGACCATCCCGGCGCTGCGGAAGCTCGGACGCACGGCTGACGCGCTGACGCTCTTGGAACAGGCAGTGGAGAACAAGAACAACTCGCTCTGGGCCGGGCGAATGCTTGTGGATCTTCTCGTCGAACTCGACAGGGTGAACGATGCCTTGGCGGTACTCCGCCGCCTGAGCACCCTCGACGAGGACGGCGATCCTGAAAGGTTTTCGCTCGAACACGACGAGCACCCTTGGGACAGAATGCTGGCACACCTCTTGGCAGACCACAGCCGCACGGAAGAACTACAGGAGCTCGCTGAAAGCGGAAATCAGCACGCCCGAGAGAAACTAGCGGATCTGTGCGCCGAGAACGGGGAATGGGAGCAAGCTCTTCAGCTGGTTCGCCACGGCGCGAGCTGGTGGACTTGGCGCTGGCTGGCCAGGAATCTGGCGAAGGCAGGCAGAATTGATCATCTGCGAACCCTCGCAGAATCACACGGCACCCCGACCACCGAGCTTCTCATCGAGACGCTCCTTGCTCACGGGCACCTCGGCGAGGCGCTTGAGCGAATCGGACGGCAGACGGGAGACCTCGCCCATCTGCACAATGACCGCTTGCTGGCCCTGCTGATCGAACACGGTTGCGAAGACGTAGCCATCACACTCGTTTCACGTCAGACGATAGCTCACACGCTGGACCTTTCACCTCGACCCGATCGCACGACCACCTGGCAAGAGCTTCGCGGTTTCAGCCAGTTACTGGTTGACGCCGGCCATGCGGACAAGGCCGAAACGATGCTCAAACAACTCGTTCTCGACAACACGCCAAACGGAGCCGAGCTGTTGGCGGACTGCCTGGCTGATCGAGGGAAATGGGCCGACGCTCTGGAACTCGTTCGCAGCGGAGCGCCTTGGACCTTGGCCTGGTTACCGAAGCGACTGAGCCGCGCCGGCAATATCGGCAAGCTCCGTCAGCTGGCCGACAGCGGGAACTCCCACGCCCGCGAGGCCTGTACCGACCTGCTCATGGAACGCGGCCGCGTGGCCGAGGCCATCGAGATGCTGCGCGTGTACGCCGCGAACCGCGACGACCGGGCGGCCGAAAAGCTGGTCGAGATTTTGGCAGCGCGCGGCGAGGAGTCAGAACTGCGGGCACGGGCGGCCGGGGGTGATCGGTACGCCGCGCAATGGCTGGTCGCCCTGGCTCAGCAAGGCAAACTTGGCGACGCCGAGAACCTGTTGCGCTTCGGCTTGACTTTCGACGGCGCCGTCGCCACGGTCGCCCGCTAA
- a CDS encoding serine hydrolase domain-containing protein, producing the protein MQRRFLRSLTKIRLVAALTAAGLIATTGTALADTSADRKVVQEALDEFVASGGALGAQARVTDGHQRFTARSGKAELGSNRPVPENGRFRVGSITKTFVSTVLLQLQGEGKFDLDAPVVRYLPGLIDSRIKVRQILQHTSGLYNYTNALPLDPDKFEQIRYKHWEPRELLKISTDKPLDFDPGTRWSYSNTNYVVAGLLAEKLTGRPYEKAVEQRILKPLHLDDTEVPGDNVDINGPHAHGYVSLAGKPNDITRLNPSVAWAAGEIISTTRDLDTFGVALASGKLLKPAQQQEITRTTAVSPEYGLGLQVQTLPCGTKLWGHGGGIPGYSSELLTTPDTAKRLELSVTSAPAGGNPNPALLKLVNEVFC; encoded by the coding sequence ATGCAACGAAGATTCTTGCGGTCTCTGACGAAGATTCGACTCGTCGCCGCGCTCACCGCGGCCGGGCTGATCGCCACCACAGGCACCGCGCTCGCCGACACCAGCGCCGACCGCAAGGTCGTGCAGGAGGCGCTGGACGAGTTCGTCGCAAGCGGCGGAGCGCTCGGCGCGCAGGCCAGGGTGACCGACGGCCACCAGCGATTCACCGCGCGCTCCGGCAAGGCGGAACTGGGTTCGAACCGCCCGGTTCCGGAGAACGGCCGGTTCCGCGTCGGCAGCATCACCAAGACGTTCGTGTCGACGGTACTGCTGCAACTCCAGGGCGAAGGCAAGTTCGACCTGGACGCGCCGGTCGTCCGCTACCTGCCCGGCCTGATCGACAGCCGCATCAAGGTGCGCCAGATCCTGCAGCACACCAGCGGCCTCTACAACTACACCAACGCGCTGCCGCTCGACCCGGACAAGTTCGAGCAGATCCGCTACAAGCATTGGGAGCCCAGGGAGCTGCTCAAGATCTCCACCGACAAGCCGCTCGACTTCGACCCCGGCACCCGGTGGAGTTACTCCAACACCAACTACGTGGTCGCGGGTCTGCTGGCGGAGAAGCTGACCGGCAGGCCGTACGAGAAGGCGGTCGAGCAGCGGATCCTTAAGCCGTTGCACCTCGACGACACCGAGGTCCCCGGCGACAACGTCGACATCAACGGCCCGCACGCCCACGGCTACGTGTCCCTCGCGGGAAAGCCGAATGACATCACCCGCCTCAATCCGTCGGTCGCTTGGGCCGCAGGCGAGATCATCTCCACGACCCGTGACCTCGACACGTTCGGCGTAGCGCTCGCCAGTGGCAAGCTGCTCAAACCCGCGCAACAGCAGGAAATCACCAGGACCACCGCGGTCAGCCCCGAATACGGCCTCGGCCTGCAGGTGCAGACCCTGCCGTGCGGCACCAAGCTGTGGGGCCACGGTGGCGGCATCCCAGGGTACTCCTCGGAACTGCTGACCACACCGGACACCGCCAAGCGGCTGGAGCTCTCGGTCACGAGCGCACCGGCCGGCGGTAACCCCAACCCGGCGCTCCTCAAGCTGGTCAACGAAGTCTTCTGCTGA